Proteins encoded in a region of the Triticum dicoccoides isolate Atlit2015 ecotype Zavitan chromosome 3A, WEW_v2.0, whole genome shotgun sequence genome:
- the LOC119273006 gene encoding major pollen allergen Art v 1-like, protein MAFSGAQMLAAFAMGFLLMALCVEARVCMSPSKSYKRSPCKNVRCTAACHKEHFKGGYCSSKKSIVGDDHNEDNEENFYKKRPKKKTCMCTYECGKAPPPSSEPDVPEPPGEPVVPDPQKKPPPPYERDVPEPPLGEHKKKKPPPAADQ, encoded by the exons ATGGCGTTCAGCGGCGCCCAGATGCTCGCTGCCTTCGCCATGGGCTTTCTTCTCATGGCCTTAT GTGTGGAGGCTCGGGTATGCATGTCCCCTAGCAAGTCGTACAAAAGGAGCCCTTGCAAGAACGTGCGCTGCACCGCGGCCTGTCACAAAGAACACTTCAAGGGTGGGTACTGCTCCAGTAAGAAGTCAATTGTTGGCGATGACCACAACGAAGACAACGAGGAGAACTTCTATAAGAAACGTCCTAAGAAAAAGACGTGCATGTGTACATATGAATGCGGTAAAGCCCCGCCACCATCGTCAGAACCTGATGTGCCAGAGCCACCGGGTGAACCCGTGGTGCCGGATCCTCAGAAGAAGCCGCCACCGCCATATGAACGTGACGTGCCGGAGCCGCCCTTGGGAGAACACAAGAAGAAGAAGCCGCCGCCAGCTGCGGACCAGTGA